The Papio anubis isolate 15944 chromosome 1, Panubis1.0, whole genome shotgun sequence genome window below encodes:
- the INSL5 gene encoding insulin-like peptide INSL5, giving the protein MKGSIFTLFLFSVLFAISEVRSKESVRLCGAEYIRTVIYICASSRWRRHLEGIPQAQQAETGNSFQLPNKREFSEENPAQNLPKVDASGEDRLWGGQTPTEELWKSKKHSVMSRQDLQTLCCTDGCSMTDLSALC; this is encoded by the exons ATGAAGGGCTCCATTTTCACTCTGTTTCTATTCTCTGTCCTATTTGCCATCTCAGAAGTGAGGAGCAAGGAGTCTGTGAGACTCTGTGGGGCAGAATATATACGGACAGTCATCTACATCTGTGCCAGCTCTAGGTGGAGAAGGCATCTGGAGGGGATCCCTCAAGCTCAGCAAG CTGAGACAGGAAACTCCTTCCAGCTCCCAAATAAACGTGAGTTTTCTGAGGAAAATCCAGCGCAAAACCTTCCCAAGGTGGATGCCTCAGGCGAAGACCGTCTTTGGGGTGGACAGACGCCTACTGAAGAGCTTTGGAAGTCAAAGAAGCATTCAGTGATGTCAAGACAAGATTTACAAACTTTGTGTTGCACTGATGGCTGCTCCATGACTGATTTGAGTGCTCTTTGCTAA